The Halorhodospira halophila SL1 genomic sequence GGGCACGCTTCGGCGCGGACTCGTGCTCGACGAATGGTTATTGGTTATACAGGGAGCAACGGAGAGGGGAGGGAAAATATGGAGCGGGTGATGGGATTCGAACCCACGACCCCAACCTTGGCAAGGTTGTGCTCTACCACTGAGCTACACCCGCTGTGTCGTTACGGGTGCGCATTCTACAGGCATCGGCGCCGGCGTCAACCCCCGTGTGTTAAGGGGCTGACAGGGTGGACGCTGATCCGGTCTTACCATCGCCGATGGCGCGCGCGCCCTACCGGTGGTACTCACCGGCTCGCTCGGGCTGGTACAGGATCTCCTCGATCCGGACCCTATGAGCACCACCGCCCGGTCTTGGCCACTCAATCTCCTCGCCCTGGGACAGGCCCAGCAAAGCGCTACCCACCGGCGCAAAGATCGATAGGGTGCCCCCACTCGAATCCACGTCTTTGGGATAAACCAGCGTCAGCGAAAACTCTTCCTCCGTCGCCTCGACCCGAAACCGCACGGTGGAATTCATGGTAACGACGCCCGGAGGAACCTCATTGGGCTCTACGATCTCCGCCCTCGCGAGCTCATTTTCC encodes the following:
- the rnk gene encoding nucleoside diphosphate kinase regulator, whose protein sequence is METRPEIVISSRDAERLEKLIDSLPKGAFPGQEDLENELARAEIVEPNEVPPGVVTMNSTVRFRVEATEEEFSLTLVYPKDVDSSGGTLSIFAPVGSALLGLSQGEEIEWPRPGGGAHRVRIEEILYQPERAGEYHR